In the Gemmatimonadota bacterium genome, AACAAAGGGATGAACCTGCCCGGCGTGCACGTCAGCGCGCCCTCGCTCACGCCCAAGGACCTGATCGACCTGGAATTCGCGCTGCGCGCCGACGTCGACTACATCGGCCTCTCCTTCGTGCGTCGGCCCGAGGACGTGCTCGACCTCAGGCGCCGGCTGCCCGACGGACCGTTGATCGTTTCCAAGGTCGAGAAGGATATCGCGCTGCAGAATATCGAGGGCATCCTGGCCCAGACCGATGCCGTCATGGTCGCGCGCGGCGACCTGGGCGTCGAGCTGCCCTTCGAGGAGGTGCCGCTCGCCCAGAAGCGCATCATCCAGTTGGCCAACCTCTACGGCCGCCCCGTCATCACCGCTACGCAGATGCTCGAGTCCATGATGCAGAACCCCCGGCCAACCCGCGCCGAGGCTAGTGACGTGGCCAATGCGCTCTTCGACGGCACCGACGCGGTCATGCTGTCAGGAGAGACCGCCGCCGGCCGCTACCCCTTGCTCGCCGTGGAAGCTATGGTGCGCATCGTCGGGGAGATCGAGCGTTCACAGGCCTTCGAGGCCGGGCCGAAGTACGACGTCCCCATCCTCGGTCACCTGCGCGCCGGCGCCACGCCTACGGAGCACGCCATTGCCTCCGCTACCGTAGAAGCTGTGCGCCTGCTGGGCGCGCCTGCCATTGTGACCTTCACTCGCACCGGCTTCACGGCTCGCCTGGTCTCCAGCTACCGGCCGCCCGTGCCCATTGTGGGCGTGAGTGATCAGCCTCGAACCTGCCGCCAGCTCGCGCTGGTGTGGGGCGTGCACCCCGTGCTCTGCCAGGACCCCGTCACCTACGAGTCCATGCTGGCCTGTGCTCGCGAATACCTGCTGGGCAGCCGTATCGTGCAGGCGGGCCAGCGCGTCGTGGTGACGGCCGGGGTGCCCTTCCATGTCCGCGGTACCACCAACATGCTGCGCGTCGAGGAGCTGTGAGGTGAGACTTCACTTCCTGGGCACCGGCACCTCCTTCGGCGTGCCCGTCATCGGCTGCCGCTGCGCTACCTGCCAGTCTCCGGATCCACGCGACCAGCGGACGCGGCACGCCGCGCTGCTGGAGAGCGACGACGCGTCCCGCCACCTGCTCGTCGACGCCCCCCCGGAGCTGCGCCTCCAACTGCTGCGCGCCGGCATTGCCCGCATCGACGCCGTCTGGTTCACCCACTGCCACGCCGACCACACCCACGGCGTCGACGACTTGCGCGCCTTCTCCGTCCGACCCGACCAGCCGCTCCTGGCCTTCGCCAGCGCCGAATGCGCCCACACGCTGCGCGCCAAATTCGCCTACATCTTCGACCCCGACTACCACCCCCCGGAGGGCACTACCAAGCCCCACCTGCGCCTGCAGGTAGTGCCACCCGGAGAGGCGGTCGACGTCGCGGGATTCCGATTGCTGCCGCTCCCCGTGCCCCACGGTGAAGTGTTCGCCTTCGGCTTCCGCGCCGGCGCGCTGGGCTACGTCACGGATGCCAAGGCCATGCCCGCCGAAACCCGGGACGCGCTGCGCGGCGTGCGCGTGCTCGTGCTGAATGCGCTCTGGTTCGGGAAACGGCACCCGACCCACTTCACCATCGAAGAGGCGGTCGATGTCGCCCGCCAGATCGGAGCCCGGAAGACCTACTTGACCCACCTGACCCACCGGGTAGGCCACGCCCAACTTCTGGGGGCGCTGCCACCCGGCATTGAGCCGGCGCATGACGGCCTCGTGATCGAGATTTGAAGGGCTTCGCCATGGCGGGCGCTTGATCGTCTACCTGAACGGGAAGTGGCTGGAGGAGGCCGAGGCCGCCGTCTCCGTCCAGGACCGCGGCTTTCTCTTCGGCGATGGCGTGTTCGAGAGTGTGCGCCGCCACCGCGGCCACTACTTCCGGCTGCGCCAGCACCTGCGCCGACTCGAGCAGGGTGCCGCCGCCCTGCGCATCCCACTGACGCAGCTCGAATCGATCCAGGACGCGGCCCGCGAGCTGGCCCGGCGCACGGGCATGGAAGAGGGGATGCTCCGCGTTACGGTCAGCCGGGGCGCGGCCAGCGGCGCGCCGCCTACGCTGCTGCTCACCTTGCGGCCCATGCCCGCAGACTGGAGCCAGCAGGCCGAGCGCGGCTGGCGCCTCATCACCGCCGCAGTGCGGCACCCGCCCCCCGAATCGATGCCGCCGCAGCTCAAGGCCCTGGGCCGCATGTACCCCGTCCTCGCCCGCCTGGAAGCGGAGTCCGCCGGTGTCGATGACGCGCTGCTGCTCTCCACCAGCGGGGAAGTGGCCGAGGGGCCCAGTTGGAACGTCTTCTGGCGGCAAGGCGATCGACTTTGCACGCCTGCGGCCGCGGTCGGCATCCTGGAAGGCGTCACCCGCGCTGTGCTGCTCGAGATCGCCGCCGAGCTTGGCTACACTGTCGAGCAGGGGCGCTTCCCCCGCGCCGAGCTGGACCGCGCCCAGGAGATCTTCGCGACCATGACTTCCCTCGGGCCCGTGAGCATTCTCGAGCTGGACGGCAGGCCGCTGCCGCCCCAGGCCGCCACGGCCGCGCGCCGCCTCCGCACCCGCTACTGGGAGCAGGTCGAGCGGGAAGCCGCGCAGGGTCTGCCCTGAGTGGTCGAGTTCGTAAGTACGGCCGTATTTGCGGATTCGACCACTAAGGCGGGCGTAGCGCGTGGGGTGGAGGTGCTGGGGTGTTTCATCGCGCAGCTCGCCCAAGGGCAGACCCCCGCGCCGGAGCGCGACCCGGACTGCACGTCCGGAACTTCGCCTGCGGCAGAAGGGTACGCGCAAACAGAAGCCTTCGCGGGTCCTGCACGCGACCCGGCGACGCGGCCCGGCGCCCGGCGAGGCTCGGCGGCCAAGATTCTGGGGATCAGCGAGAAGGCGCTCCGCGAGCAGTTGCTCGCCTGTGTCGAGGAGGCCGTAGCCGCCCACTGAAGCCGAGGCAGGCCGCGCGACCGGACGCGGCGCCCGAAAGGAGGGACGAAATGGCGCAGAGTGATGAGCTTCCCTACATCGTCGTGGAACGCCGCGGCGGCAGCATAGCCCCCTTCCTCTGGGGCGCTTTCCTCGGCGCCGGCCTCGCGCTCCTCCTCGCGCCCCGCTCCGGCAAGGAGACCCGCAGGGAGATCCGCGGCGGCATGAAGCGGCTGAAGGAAACCGCCGAGGGAACCGCCCGCGAGATGCAGGAAGCAGTCACCGGTACGCTCGGCAATGTCCGCCGCGAAGTGAGCAGCCGCCTCGACGCCGCACGCCAGGTCGTAGACGCGGGCAGGGAGGCCGCCCGCGAAACACGAGCCGAGCTGCAGCAGCGCCTGGCCGATGCCAGGCACACCGTGCAGACCGGGATCGACGCGGCGCGCCGCGCCGGCCGCGTAGAGGAAACGCCTGGCCCCCCTGCGCGCGCCACACGGCGGGCCCGGAGCGGGCAGCGCGCGGCGCCGCGCAGGCCTGAGGAAGAAGAAGACGTCGGTATCTAAGGTCTGGCGACGTTGCCGCCCGGCCCTCGCTCCTGAGCTCCGCGCGCGCGCCGGCAGCGCGCTCCGGGCTGCGGGCGAGTTCCTGCGCCGCGTCTATCAGAAGGCGGACGAAGACCGCATCTTCTTCCTCGCCGGCGCCATCGCCTTCAATGTCCTCGTCGCCTTCGTGCCCCTCCTCCTGGCCATTCTCGGCATTGCCGGCACCATCCTGCGCATGCAGAGCGCAGATCGAGCCGATGTGCTGCTCCGCTTCCTGAGCCGGAACCTGCCTCAGGTCAGCCCGGAGTTCGAGCGCGCTGTCGCCAGCCTGCTGCACGGCCTCATCGACAAGAGCACGGGACTGCTCAGCGTGGGCACCATATTCCTGGTCTGGCTCGCTACTCGCCTCGTCGGCACGCTGCGCACCGTGCTGCGCGAGATCTTTGACGCGCAGCAGGAGCGCAGCATGATCGCGGGCAAGATCTTCGACATGAAGATGGTCGTCGCGGCCGGCACACTTTTCGCCCTCAATGTCGGCTTGACGGTCGGGCTCGAGATCGTGGCCAGGCTCGGCTTCCAGTTCCTCGGCCTCGAAGGAGGGCGGTTGCGCCTCATCCAGTTCCTCTACGGAAATCTCGTCGCCTTCCTGACCATCTGGGTCATGTTCCTGCTCATCTACCGCTACCTGCCCAAGCGCCGCGTCCGCTGGCACACGGCGCTGGTTGCCGCGACCTTCACGGCCACGCTCTTCGAGCTGATGAAGCAGGCGTTCAGTTTGTACGTCACCAATGTTGCGGATTACCACTCGACGTACGGCAACCTGGCGACGCTCGTGATCCTGATCCTCTGGGTGTACTACTCCGCCGTAGCCTTTGTCCTGGGCGGCGAGGTCGCCCAGGTGATCGCCATACAGCGCACCCGCCGGCGGCAGAAGGAGAGGCTGAGGTGAGGCTGCGCCGCACGATTTCTGCCGCGGCAGGGTTCCTGACCCTAAGTGGTCGAGTTCGTAAGTACGCCCACGGCCGAATGCGGCCGTATTTGCGGATTCGACCACTAAGCGACGGCCTCGGCTTCCGCGCCGCCACTGCCCCGGCTAGATTCGCCGGTATGGAAAAGCCGCGGCCAGACGCCAGAAAGGTCATTGCCAGGAACAAAAAGGCGCTCCACGAATACCACGTGCTGGAGACCTTCGAGGCGGGCGTCGTCCTGACCGGTCCCGAGGTCAAGTCGGTACGCGCAGGGAAGATCAGCTTGAGTGAAGCATACAGCCGGATCGAGCACGGGGAGGCGTGGCTGTTCGGCATGCACGTCAGCCCCTACGACCCGGCCAGCCGCTGGAACCTGGATCCCCGCCGCCCCCGCAAGCTGCTGCTCCGCCGCCGGGAACTCCGGCGCCTCATCGGCGCCACCCAGGAAAAGGGCCTCACGCTCGTCCCCCTCGACCTCTACTTCCGCCGCGGATACGCCAAACTGACGCTGGCGCTCGGCCGGGGGAAAAAGCTCCACGACAAGCGCGAGGACCTGAAGCGGCGTGGCGCCGAGCGAGACATCCAGCGGGCGTTGAGAACCAGCCGATGAGCCGCTGGCTCCTCCTCCTGCTCCTCGTGACCCCCGTCGGCTTGCACGGGCAGGCGCCCGCCGTGCTGCGCATCGAGGGAGTGGGCCAGGCGGCTCCCGCTCCGCTGGACCACCAGAGCGGCTATCCGGCTTACCCGGCCACCGCCCTCGCCCTGCTCGGCGCCGAGCTGCACTTCGGGCCCGCCAGCTTCCGGGCGCTCCTGCTGGGCGATACCCTGCACTTCGAGATCCTCTCCCCCTTCTTCCTGGCCGGCGGCCGGGTGAGCCAGCTCGTGGCACCCGTCTACCGCGAAGCGGGTATCGTCTATCTGCCGCACCAGTTCTTTACGGAATGGCTCCCCGCACACTACGCCGGCCGCATCACCTACCAGGCCGGCGTACTGCGCCTCCGGCCGCCAACGCTGGCCCAGCGCGCGGAACCGGCCGCCACGCGGCCGCCCGCGGACAGTGTGGCGGCGCCGGCCGGGCGCGGGCCCGCTGAGGCGGCGCGCGTGGTCGTGCTCGACGCCGGGCACGGCGGCAGGGACCCGGGCAGGATCGGGCCTAACGGCGTGCGCGAAAAAGATGTTGCCCTGGCCGTCGCACTCCGGCTCGCCGCACTGCTGCGCAGCCGCGGGTACGAGGTACACGTCACGCGCAGCTCCGACACGCTCATCGATCTCGCCGATCGTACCCGACTCGCCAATGAATGGAAGGCGGGGCGCCCCGCTGCGCTCTTCCTGTCCCTCCACGCCAACGCCGGGCCGTCCGGCGCCGAGGGGTTCGAGAGCTTCTTCCTCTCCGCCGCCCGCACGGAAGATGAGCGCCGCGTCGCCGACATGGAGAACGCGGCCGTCGCCTTCGAGGACGCGCCCGCGGCCCAGCCAGTTCCGGAGCTCGACCATATCCTCAGTAATCTGCGCAACAACTTCTATCTGCACGCCTCCAACAACCTGGCCGAGACGGTGCAGCGCCGGCTGGCCTCGTTTCACCCCGGGCCCAACCGCGGCGTCAAGCAGGCCGGGTTTCGCGTGCTGATCGGCGCGCTCATGCCCGCAGCACTGGTCGAGTTGGCCTTCATTTCCAACCCGCGCGAGGCGCGGCTGCTGGGTACCTCCCCCTTTCAGCAGAAGCTCGCCTGGGCGCTCGCCGACGCCGTGGACCGCTTCTTCTCCATGCACCAGCACCTCCTGGTCGCGGGGGAGGCGGGATGAGGCGCTGGCTGGCCCTCGGACTCCTCACGGCCGCGCTGCTCCCGTCTTGCGCCTACTTCAACGCCCTGTACAACGCCCGCAGGCTGTTTGCCGAAGCGGAGCGGGCGGCGGCGCGTGGCGAAAACGCGCGGGCCTTCACTGCCTACGGCTCGAGCATCGAGAAGGCGGCCAAGAGTCTGCGTCAGGATCCGGACGGGCGCTGGGCCGATGACGCACTCTATCTGATTGCGCGCGCCCACTTCTGGCGCGCCGAGGATGCGGCCGCCCGAGCCGCGCTGCTGCGACTGCTCGACGAGACGCGGGACACCGGGATGCGGGCCAGCGCGCAGGCGTACCTGGGAGCCGCCGAGGTCCGCCTCTCCCTCTACGCCCCGGCAGTCGAGCGACTGAATGCCGCCCTTGCCGCCGCGGGCGGGCGGGAGGAGCTCTCGGCTTTTGCTCGGCTCTGGCGCGCGCGCGCTCGTTTCGGCGCGGGCGACGAGGAAGGAGCCTGGGCCGATCTGACCGCCGCCGCCCGCACGGCTGGCCGCACCGGCGGCGAGGCTCGCCTCGAAGCCGTCAGCCGCGCAGTGGACGAGGCGGACGGCGGCCGGGCGCCCCAAGCTTTCGCGGCACTGCTGCGCGACGCGGATGGCTACCGCTGGGCCGATTCGCTGCGCGCTTCGGCTGAGCGCGCCGCCCAGCTCTGGGGTGCCGCCAGGGCGCGGGAACTGCTGGCGCCGCTGCCGGAGGCGCCCTGGCCCCCCCGCTCGCAGGGTGGCCTGGCACTCTTCCGCGCTGAACTGGCCGCCCGCGCCGGAGACACGGCCACGGCCATCGCCGAAGCCCGGCTCCTCGCCGAGCGCGCCGCAGTCCCCACGTCGGAGCGCGCTCGCGTGGCCCTCGCCCGCTGGCAGCTTGCAGGCATGCGGGAGCTAGGCGACGCTGCCCAGATCCGCGCACTGCTGCTCCCCGCCCTCGCGGATGCGCAGGCGCAGGCACTGCTACGCTCGCTGAAAACGCTCGCCGTCTTGCTCGAGCGCGCCCGCGAGACCGCGCAGCCATTGGCTATTTTCGCCGCCGCCGAGCTGGCCCGCGACGAGCTCGGCGCCCCCGCCCTCGCCCGCTCCCTCTTCCTCACCTATGCCGAGCTCGTGCCCCAGGCCACCTGGGCGCCCAAAGCGCTGCTGGCTGCGGCCGCCACAGGTCCCGCGCCTGACCAGGCCCAGAGCATCCGTCAACTGCTCTCCGGCTATGGGGAGAATCCCTATGTGGCCGCGCTCTCTGGAAGCGCCGCCGAGGAGCCGTTCCGCAATGCAGAGGAGCGGCTGGCTCGTACGCTCGCCGTGCTCCGGGAGGAAGCCAGCCGGGAGGCGGACCGGCGCGACGCCCTCGTCATCCGTGCCGTGGCCCTGCTGGACAGTGTGAAGGCGGCGGCGCGCGCCGATAGCATGAAGCTGGTTTGCGGCGCCATGCTCGACACCCTGGGCATCGCCGGCGTGAAGGCCGACAGTGTCCGCGTCGCCTGCGTACGCGGCGACTCGCTGCGCGTCGACTCGATCCTCAAGCTGGACACTTTCCTGGCCGACAGCGCTCGAGTGCCCCAGGATACCTCCTTTGACGCCCGCGCCAGAGCCGCTCCGCCTCCCCAGCGGCGCGACACCATCCTATGAGGCTCAGCCAGGAGCTGCTCGGTACTGAATTCCAGAATCCTGTGCTCCTGGCCAGCGGCACGTGCGGCTACGGCCAGGAGCTCGATGGGATCCTGGACCTGGAGTTGCTCGGCGGCATCGTGACCAAGTCGGT is a window encoding:
- the pyk gene encoding pyruvate kinase; translated protein: MRTKVVATIGPASAQRENVIALAELGVDVVRVNFAHGTHDEHGRVIAWAREAARGLGKPLAVLADLAGPKIRIGALPEPLPLVEGTTVMVAPEAEAQAGELPATYADLALDVMPGTRLLLDDGLMELRVQEVRPPRVACTVVRGGMLRPNKGMNLPGVHVSAPSLTPKDLIDLEFALRADVDYIGLSFVRRPEDVLDLRRRLPDGPLIVSKVEKDIALQNIEGILAQTDAVMVARGDLGVELPFEEVPLAQKRIIQLANLYGRPVITATQMLESMMQNPRPTRAEASDVANALFDGTDAVMLSGETAAGRYPLLAVEAMVRIVGEIERSQAFEAGPKYDVPILGHLRAGATPTEHAIASATVEAVRLLGAPAIVTFTRTGFTARLVSSYRPPVPIVGVSDQPRTCRQLALVWGVHPVLCQDPVTYESMLACAREYLLGSRIVQAGQRVVVTAGVPFHVRGTTNMLRVEEL
- a CDS encoding MBL fold metallo-hydrolase codes for the protein MRLHFLGTGTSFGVPVIGCRCATCQSPDPRDQRTRHAALLESDDASRHLLVDAPPELRLQLLRAGIARIDAVWFTHCHADHTHGVDDLRAFSVRPDQPLLAFASAECAHTLRAKFAYIFDPDYHPPEGTTKPHLRLQVVPPGEAVDVAGFRLLPLPVPHGEVFAFGFRAGALGYVTDAKAMPAETRDALRGVRVLVLNALWFGKRHPTHFTIEEAVDVARQIGARKTYLTHLTHRVGHAQLLGALPPGIEPAHDGLVIEI
- a CDS encoding aminotransferase class IV yields the protein MIVYLNGKWLEEAEAAVSVQDRGFLFGDGVFESVRRHRGHYFRLRQHLRRLEQGAAALRIPLTQLESIQDAARELARRTGMEEGMLRVTVSRGAASGAPPTLLLTLRPMPADWSQQAERGWRLITAAVRHPPPESMPPQLKALGRMYPVLARLEAESAGVDDALLLSTSGEVAEGPSWNVFWRQGDRLCTPAAAVGILEGVTRAVLLEIAAELGYTVEQGRFPRAELDRAQEIFATMTSLGPVSILELDGRPLPPQAATAARRLRTRYWEQVEREAAQGLP
- a CDS encoding YtxH domain-containing protein, which gives rise to MAQSDELPYIVVERRGGSIAPFLWGAFLGAGLALLLAPRSGKETRREIRGGMKRLKETAEGTAREMQEAVTGTLGNVRREVSSRLDAARQVVDAGREAARETRAELQQRLADARHTVQTGIDAARRAGRVEETPGPPARATRRARSGQRAAPRRPEEEEDVGI
- a CDS encoding YihY/virulence factor BrkB family protein, which gives rise to MAPLRAPHGGPGAGSARRRAGLRKKKTSVSKVWRRCRPALAPELRARAGSALRAAGEFLRRVYQKADEDRIFFLAGAIAFNVLVAFVPLLLAILGIAGTILRMQSADRADVLLRFLSRNLPQVSPEFERAVASLLHGLIDKSTGLLSVGTIFLVWLATRLVGTLRTVLREIFDAQQERSMIAGKIFDMKMVVAAGTLFALNVGLTVGLEIVARLGFQFLGLEGGRLRLIQFLYGNLVAFLTIWVMFLLIYRYLPKRRVRWHTALVAATFTATLFELMKQAFSLYVTNVADYHSTYGNLATLVILILWVYYSAVAFVLGGEVAQVIAIQRTRRRQKERLR
- the smpB gene encoding SsrA-binding protein SmpB — translated: MEKPRPDARKVIARNKKALHEYHVLETFEAGVVLTGPEVKSVRAGKISLSEAYSRIEHGEAWLFGMHVSPYDPASRWNLDPRRPRKLLLRRRELRRLIGATQEKGLTLVPLDLYFRRGYAKLTLALGRGKKLHDKREDLKRRGAERDIQRALRTSR
- a CDS encoding N-acetylmuramoyl-L-alanine amidase: MSRWLLLLLLVTPVGLHGQAPAVLRIEGVGQAAPAPLDHQSGYPAYPATALALLGAELHFGPASFRALLLGDTLHFEILSPFFLAGGRVSQLVAPVYREAGIVYLPHQFFTEWLPAHYAGRITYQAGVLRLRPPTLAQRAEPAATRPPADSVAAPAGRGPAEAARVVVLDAGHGGRDPGRIGPNGVREKDVALAVALRLAALLRSRGYEVHVTRSSDTLIDLADRTRLANEWKAGRPAALFLSLHANAGPSGAEGFESFFLSAARTEDERRVADMENAAVAFEDAPAAQPVPELDHILSNLRNNFYLHASNNLAETVQRRLASFHPGPNRGVKQAGFRVLIGALMPAALVELAFISNPREARLLGTSPFQQKLAWALADAVDRFFSMHQHLLVAGEAG